Proteins from a genomic interval of Pseudomonadota bacterium:
- a CDS encoding YHS domain-containing (seleno)protein — protein sequence MVMFRALEWLTASPLAALYLMLSATAAAGDYHAPGGVALEGFDAVAYFTEGRAVRGKASHEVTWDGVSWRFSSAEHQDAFLAAPDRYAPQYGGYCALGIAVGKRRRGDPQVFAVVDGRLYINFNRRIHQRWEQRSRGFIRRANQQWTGAP from the coding sequence ATGGTCATGTTCAGGGCCCTCGAGTGGTTGACTGCCTCACCCCTAGCCGCTCTCTATCTGATGCTGTCAGCGACCGCGGCAGCCGGTGACTACCACGCCCCAGGTGGGGTGGCACTCGAAGGATTTGACGCGGTGGCCTACTTCACCGAAGGGCGCGCCGTACGCGGGAAGGCCTCCCACGAGGTCACCTGGGATGGCGTAAGTTGGCGCTTTTCGTCGGCCGAGCACCAGGATGCGTTTCTCGCGGCCCCGGATCGCTACGCGCCGCAGTACGGTGGCTACTGCGCCCTTGGCATAGCGGTAGGAAAGCGGCGGCGAGGCGACCCGCAAGTGTTCGCGGTGGTCGACGGCCGGCTCTACATCAACTTCAACCGCCGCATTCACCAGCGCTGGGAGCAGCGCTCGCGCGGGTTCATTCGACGCGCCAACCAGCAGTGGACCGGCGCGCCGTAA
- the lpdA gene encoding dihydrolipoyl dehydrogenase codes for MSNTYDVVVIGGGPAGYVAAIRAAQNGLKTACIDAWKNYDGTYAFGGTCLNAGCIPSKALLESSELYHRTHGEFAQHGIQLEGVSFDLATMQSRKSGITRQLTSGIEALFKSNGVTGFKGHGRFLGPGRVEFTAHGGQPELLETKTVILASGSAPVELKQVPFDGEHIVDSWGALEFEAVPARLGIVGGGVIGLELGSVWRRLGTEVTVLEAMPDFLAAADRAVAKEAQRHFKKLGLDIRLGARVQGAQRAADGIKLSYEDAKGMQSVDVDKVVVAVGRRPYMDDLFGVDAGIKMDERGFILVDDECRTNVPNVWAVGDCVRGPMLAHKASEEGVMVADLIAGKYGEVNYNVIPSVIYTAPEIAWVGQTEEQVKASGKAYKTGSFSFAANGRAKALEAAAGFVKIISAEEDDEILGVHIVGPMAGELISESVLAMEFSASTEDIQRTIHSHPSLSEAVHEASLAVDKRALHGINKK; via the coding sequence GTGAGCAACACCTACGACGTCGTCGTCATCGGCGGCGGCCCGGCGGGGTACGTCGCCGCCATCCGCGCGGCCCAGAACGGACTGAAGACTGCCTGCATAGATGCGTGGAAGAACTACGATGGCACCTACGCTTTCGGTGGCACCTGCCTCAATGCAGGCTGTATTCCCTCCAAGGCGCTGCTCGAGTCTTCTGAGCTCTATCACCGCACCCACGGTGAGTTCGCCCAGCACGGAATCCAACTCGAGGGTGTGTCCTTCGACCTCGCCACCATGCAGTCGCGCAAGTCGGGCATCACCCGCCAGCTCACGAGCGGGATCGAAGCCCTGTTCAAGTCGAACGGCGTCACGGGCTTCAAGGGCCACGGCCGCTTTTTGGGGCCGGGTAGGGTGGAGTTCACCGCTCATGGTGGCCAGCCCGAGTTGCTCGAAACCAAGACGGTGATCCTCGCTTCCGGTTCGGCGCCCGTAGAACTCAAGCAGGTGCCCTTCGACGGCGAGCACATCGTTGACTCCTGGGGGGCGCTCGAGTTCGAGGCCGTGCCGGCCCGACTCGGCATCGTCGGCGGCGGCGTCATCGGCTTGGAGCTCGGCAGCGTTTGGCGTCGCTTGGGCACAGAGGTGACCGTCCTCGAAGCGATGCCGGACTTCCTCGCCGCCGCCGATCGTGCAGTGGCCAAGGAGGCGCAGCGCCACTTTAAGAAGCTGGGCCTGGACATCCGACTTGGCGCTAGAGTGCAAGGTGCACAGCGCGCCGCTGACGGCATCAAGCTCTCCTACGAGGATGCTAAGGGCATGCAGTCCGTCGACGTCGACAAGGTCGTTGTTGCCGTGGGCCGTCGCCCCTACATGGACGATTTGTTCGGCGTGGATGCCGGTATCAAAATGGATGAGCGCGGTTTCATCCTCGTCGACGACGAGTGCCGCACAAACGTACCTAATGTCTGGGCTGTCGGGGACTGCGTGCGCGGTCCGATGTTGGCGCACAAGGCCTCGGAAGAGGGCGTAATGGTCGCCGACCTCATCGCCGGCAAGTACGGTGAGGTGAACTACAACGTCATCCCCTCTGTGATCTACACGGCGCCGGAGATCGCCTGGGTCGGTCAGACCGAGGAGCAGGTAAAGGCCTCTGGAAAGGCTTACAAGACGGGCAGCTTCAGCTTTGCGGCCAACGGGCGCGCCAAGGCCTTGGAAGCCGCGGCGGGCTTTGTAAAGATCATCTCAGCGGAAGAGGACGATGAAATTCTCGGCGTTCACATCGTCGGGCCGATGGCGGGGGAGCTGATCAGCGAGTCCGTGTTGGCGATGGAGTTCTCGGCCAGTACCGAAGACATTCAACGCACGATACACTCGCATCCGTCTCTGTCCGAGGCGGTCCACGAGGCGTCACTCGCCGTGGACAAACGGGCGCTCCACGGGATCAACAAGAAGTAG
- the odhB gene encoding 2-oxoglutarate dehydrogenase complex dihydrolipoyllysine-residue succinyltransferase yields MIEVKVPQLPESVTDAVLIAWHKAPGDAVSRDENLVDLETDKVVLEVPAPASGKLVEMKVEDGATVTSGEILALLDETATAQAAPAPAPAEAPAAAETPAVPAAEATGPSEAPRMGPAARRLAGEHGVNPQSVPASGRAGRVTKGDVQAFISSGDSGSANDAAPAVDLPLLGSRAERRVPMTRLRTRIAERMVEAQQTAAILTSFNEVDLMEVMALRKRYKESFEKAHGVRLGFMSFFVKAAVEALRRYPVVNASVEGGDIVFHEYQDVGVAVSTERGLVVPVLRDAGHMAFSQIEQGVVDYATRAREGAITLEELTGGTFTITNGGVFGSLMSTPILNPPQSAILGMHKIQERPVVVDGQVVPRPMMYIALSYDHRIIDGREAVLFLVAVKEMLEDPARLMLQV; encoded by the coding sequence GTGATTGAGGTAAAGGTCCCACAGTTGCCCGAGTCGGTGACCGACGCCGTGCTGATCGCCTGGCACAAGGCGCCCGGTGACGCCGTGTCACGTGACGAGAACCTGGTGGATCTAGAGACCGACAAGGTCGTGCTCGAGGTGCCGGCGCCCGCGAGCGGAAAGCTCGTGGAGATGAAGGTGGAGGACGGTGCCACCGTGACCAGCGGCGAGATACTCGCCCTGCTGGACGAGACTGCCACGGCGCAAGCCGCGCCAGCACCGGCGCCCGCAGAGGCGCCCGCTGCCGCTGAGACGCCAGCGGTGCCTGCCGCCGAGGCGACTGGCCCCTCTGAGGCTCCGCGCATGGGCCCCGCGGCTCGGCGCCTCGCCGGCGAGCACGGCGTGAATCCGCAGTCCGTGCCGGCGAGCGGGCGGGCAGGCCGCGTGACCAAGGGCGACGTGCAGGCCTTTATCAGCTCGGGTGACTCCGGGTCGGCCAACGACGCCGCGCCCGCCGTCGATCTGCCTTTGCTAGGATCCCGTGCGGAGCGTCGCGTGCCGATGACCCGCCTACGGACGCGTATCGCCGAGCGTATGGTCGAAGCGCAGCAGACCGCCGCCATCCTCACCTCCTTTAACGAGGTGGACCTTATGGAAGTGATGGCCTTGCGCAAGCGCTACAAGGAGAGCTTCGAGAAGGCTCACGGTGTTCGCCTCGGCTTCATGTCCTTCTTCGTCAAGGCCGCGGTGGAAGCCCTGCGTCGCTACCCGGTCGTGAACGCCTCGGTGGAAGGCGGCGATATCGTATTCCATGAGTACCAAGATGTCGGCGTGGCCGTGTCGACAGAGCGCGGCTTGGTGGTCCCCGTCCTGCGCGACGCGGGGCATATGGCCTTCTCTCAGATCGAGCAGGGGGTGGTCGACTACGCCACCCGCGCCCGTGAGGGGGCGATCACCTTAGAGGAGCTCACCGGGGGGACCTTCACCATCACTAATGGCGGGGTGTTCGGCTCGCTGATGTCGACCCCCATCTTGAACCCCCCGCAGAGTGCGATTCTCGGTATGCACAAGATCCAGGAACGTCCCGTGGTAGTGGACGGTCAGGTGGTGCCGCGGCCGATGATGTACATCGCGCTTTCCTACGACCATCGCATCATCGACGGACGCGAGGCCGTGCTGTTCCTCGTCGCTGTCAAGGAAATGCTGGAGGATCCGGCACGCCTAATGTTGCAGGTGTGA
- a CDS encoding 2-oxoglutarate dehydrogenase E1 component, which translates to MSDSLQQRYKNSPLFGANAPLVETLYEQYLADPQQLDPAWRAYFAGIANGANGEIPHGPIRDALAARALQPQVGSGAAGTSSVALEKQSAVLRLIWAYRLHGHKLAELDPLGLLESDSPQDLDPAAHGLGESDLDTEFFTEGLAGTTRLKLRKILALARRIYTRRIGIEYAHISNVVERQWLREHVEISTVEAKLSGERKRGLLAQLTAAEGIERYLHTRYVGQKRFSLEGGESLIPLLHSLIDQAGESGVRELVIGMAHRGRINVLVNVLGKSPAELFSEFEGLYQAGSQLGTGDVKYHLGFSTDVPVAGDEYMHVVLAFNPSHLEIVNPVVAGSVRARQDRRKDGEGQAVLPVLIHGDAAFSGQGVVMETLQMSRTPGFQVGGTVHVICNNQIGFTTSNPADARSTPYASDVAKMLEAPVFHVNGNDPEAVHLVTQMAFDYRNRFGRDAVIDLVCYRRHGHNEADEPSATQPVMYRAIRDLKPVRRMYAEQLMEEGVVDQDFVRDQVDEYRQGLDEGRIALISPRAMVGNEHTVDWSPYFAEGGQEETAQVQRAAQSAADAERLQSLGAQMLSVPEHIKLHPRVQRVYDDRRKMLAGDHPLDWGFCETLAYATLLNEGYDVRLVGQDSGRGTFFHRHAVLHHQTNNELHVPLQHLDGPKSTFEVYDSLLSEEAVLGFEYGYSTTDPNTLVIWEAQFGDFANGAQVVIDQFISSGEAKWNRLCGLVLFLPHGHEGQGPEHSSARLERFMQLCAQGNMQVCVPSTPAQMFHMLRRQMRQPMRRPLIVMTPKSLLRHPLSVSSLEELSAGRFELMIEETELVERERIRRVVMCSGKVYYDLLKARQEMELGDVALVRLEQLYPFPDPELNALLASYPNAKELVWCQEEPRNQGAFYQIRHRLQRAIQGSEITLTYAGRAPMAAPAVGYYSRHVDEQSSLVSAALGASPTEHVDRRKEGKRT; encoded by the coding sequence ATGAGCGACAGCCTTCAACAGCGATACAAGAACAGTCCCCTGTTCGGCGCCAACGCGCCCCTGGTCGAAACTCTCTACGAACAATACCTGGCCGATCCGCAGCAGCTAGATCCCGCGTGGCGAGCCTACTTTGCCGGCATTGCGAACGGCGCCAATGGGGAGATTCCCCATGGGCCGATCCGTGATGCCCTGGCCGCGCGCGCGCTCCAACCCCAGGTTGGGTCAGGGGCGGCGGGCACCTCCTCGGTGGCGCTGGAGAAGCAGTCGGCCGTGCTACGACTGATCTGGGCCTACCGCCTGCACGGCCACAAGCTCGCCGAGCTCGATCCGCTGGGCCTGCTCGAGTCTGATTCCCCGCAGGATTTGGACCCCGCTGCGCACGGCCTTGGTGAGTCTGATCTGGACACGGAGTTCTTCACGGAGGGCTTGGCCGGCACTACGCGCCTGAAGCTGCGTAAGATCCTGGCCCTGGCCCGGCGTATTTACACCCGTCGCATCGGCATCGAGTACGCGCACATCTCCAACGTGGTCGAGCGCCAATGGCTGCGCGAGCACGTGGAGATCAGCACCGTCGAGGCCAAGCTGAGCGGCGAGCGCAAGCGCGGTCTGCTTGCCCAGCTCACGGCCGCAGAGGGCATCGAGCGCTACCTGCACACCCGCTACGTAGGCCAGAAGCGCTTCTCCCTCGAGGGTGGGGAGTCACTGATCCCACTGCTCCACAGCCTGATCGACCAGGCCGGCGAAAGCGGCGTCCGGGAGCTGGTGATAGGGATGGCCCACCGGGGTCGGATCAACGTGCTGGTGAACGTACTCGGTAAGTCGCCGGCGGAGTTGTTTAGCGAGTTTGAGGGCCTGTACCAGGCTGGCAGCCAGCTCGGCACCGGTGACGTCAAGTACCACCTCGGGTTCTCCACCGACGTGCCGGTGGCCGGCGACGAGTACATGCATGTGGTCTTGGCCTTCAACCCCTCGCACCTGGAGATCGTCAACCCCGTCGTGGCCGGCTCCGTGCGCGCCCGGCAGGATCGGCGCAAAGACGGCGAGGGTCAGGCGGTACTACCCGTGCTGATTCACGGAGATGCGGCGTTCTCCGGCCAGGGCGTGGTCATGGAGACCTTGCAGATGTCGCGAACCCCTGGCTTCCAGGTGGGCGGCACGGTGCACGTGATCTGCAACAATCAGATTGGCTTCACCACGAGTAACCCCGCCGACGCGCGCTCCACGCCGTACGCCAGCGACGTCGCGAAGATGCTCGAGGCCCCGGTGTTCCACGTCAACGGCAACGACCCCGAAGCGGTGCACCTGGTCACCCAGATGGCCTTCGACTACCGCAATCGCTTCGGACGCGACGCTGTGATCGACCTGGTTTGCTACCGCCGACATGGCCATAACGAGGCTGATGAGCCCTCTGCTACTCAGCCGGTAATGTATCGCGCGATCCGCGACCTCAAGCCAGTGCGTCGAATGTACGCCGAGCAGCTGATGGAAGAGGGCGTGGTGGATCAGGACTTCGTGCGCGACCAGGTGGACGAGTACCGTCAGGGCCTCGATGAGGGGCGCATCGCGCTCATCTCCCCGCGCGCGATGGTCGGCAACGAGCATACGGTCGATTGGAGTCCCTACTTCGCCGAGGGTGGTCAGGAGGAGACTGCGCAGGTGCAGCGGGCGGCCCAGAGCGCTGCCGACGCGGAGCGCTTGCAGTCCCTTGGCGCGCAGATGCTGAGCGTGCCGGAGCACATCAAGCTGCACCCGCGCGTGCAACGGGTTTATGACGACCGGCGCAAGATGCTGGCCGGCGATCATCCGCTGGACTGGGGTTTCTGCGAGACCTTGGCTTACGCCACGCTCCTCAACGAGGGCTACGACGTGCGTTTGGTCGGGCAGGACAGCGGCCGCGGCACCTTCTTCCACCGCCACGCCGTACTCCATCACCAGACCAACAACGAGCTGCACGTGCCGCTGCAACACCTCGATGGGCCCAAGAGCACCTTCGAGGTGTACGACTCGCTGCTCTCGGAAGAGGCCGTGCTCGGCTTCGAGTACGGCTACTCCACGACGGACCCCAATACGCTGGTGATCTGGGAGGCTCAGTTCGGCGACTTCGCTAACGGCGCGCAGGTGGTGATCGACCAGTTCATCAGCTCCGGCGAGGCAAAGTGGAACCGTCTTTGCGGCCTGGTCCTGTTCCTGCCCCATGGCCATGAGGGGCAGGGCCCGGAGCATTCCTCGGCACGCCTGGAGCGGTTCATGCAGCTTTGCGCTCAGGGCAACATGCAGGTGTGCGTACCGTCCACTCCGGCGCAGATGTTCCACATGCTGCGCCGACAGATGCGCCAGCCCATGCGTCGTCCCCTGATCGTGATGACGCCCAAGAGCCTGCTGCGCCATCCGCTCTCCGTGTCCTCTCTCGAGGAGCTGTCCGCGGGCCGCTTCGAGCTGATGATCGAGGAGACGGAGTTGGTGGAGCGCGAGCGCATCCGCCGCGTGGTGATGTGCAGCGGCAAGGTGTACTACGACCTACTCAAGGCTCGCCAGGAGATGGAGCTCGGCGACGTGGCGCTGGTGCGCCTCGAGCAGCTCTACCCCTTTCCGGACCCGGAACTCAACGCCTTGCTCGCCAGCTACCCGAATGCGAAGGAGCTGGTCTGGTGCCAGGAAGAGCCGCGCAACCAGGGCGCCTTCTACCAGATCCGCCACCGCTTGCAGCGAGCCATTCAGGGTAGTGAGATCACGCTCACCTACGCCGGGCGTGCTCCGATGGCTGCCCCAGCCGTCGGCTACTACAGTCGCCACGTCGACGAGCAGAGCTCACTGGTCTCTGCCGCCCTCGGCGCATCACCCACGGAACACGTAGATCGCAGGAAAGAAGGAAAACGAACGTGA
- a CDS encoding MFS transporter: MTTLPTGPFFAHTQHCPMSDHGDHPSSLDPALERVYAALVDEEDARTCRDISEAACRVVPRAFLANTTAQAMTGFGDAIISPKTTLPWLLTALGAPAWAAGLLVPLREAGSLLPQLAIAGWLRALPRRKFAWMVGAGLQGASVLGIAGAALALEGQPFAIAVLSLVALFSLSRGICSVAAKDVLGKTVAKRRRGQVSGYAASVAGAGTLILALALWWLGDPERMPYVPMLLLGGALWLVAIPVYQLIPEYPGATEGGANGLREAARRMHVVVEDAAFRRYLLVRFALISTALIGPFVVVLGRERTGLTLAYFLFAQGSASLIAGPIWGRFADLSSRRVLIIAAAGAATVGIATAMAAWLAPSLLSTKWMLPTVFLALAILHDGVRLGRKTHIVDLAGGNKRTDYVAVGNTLTGVALLAVGALLALVPLAVGGKILMLASVAGLGAALAATLSDVQT, translated from the coding sequence GTGACTACACTGCCCACCGGACCCTTCTTCGCGCACACCCAGCACTGCCCGATGAGCGACCACGGCGACCACCCGAGCTCCCTCGATCCCGCCCTCGAGCGCGTCTACGCCGCGCTGGTGGACGAGGAGGACGCCCGCACCTGCCGCGACATCTCCGAAGCGGCTTGTCGCGTGGTGCCGCGCGCCTTCCTGGCCAACACCACCGCCCAAGCGATGACCGGGTTTGGCGATGCCATCATCAGTCCTAAGACCACCCTGCCGTGGTTGCTCACCGCCCTCGGTGCCCCTGCCTGGGCCGCCGGTTTGCTCGTGCCCCTGCGCGAAGCCGGGTCGCTGCTACCGCAGCTTGCCATCGCCGGATGGCTGCGCGCCCTACCGCGACGCAAGTTCGCTTGGATGGTGGGGGCGGGCCTGCAGGGCGCCTCGGTGCTGGGGATCGCCGGCGCCGCCCTGGCGCTGGAGGGCCAGCCATTCGCCATCGCCGTGCTGAGTTTGGTCGCCTTATTCAGCCTGTCTCGCGGCATCTGCTCCGTGGCCGCCAAAGACGTGCTCGGCAAGACGGTCGCTAAGCGCCGCCGCGGCCAGGTCTCCGGCTACGCTGCCTCCGTCGCCGGCGCGGGCACCCTCATCCTCGCCCTGGCGCTCTGGTGGCTCGGCGATCCCGAGCGCATGCCCTACGTGCCAATGCTCTTGCTCGGTGGCGCCCTCTGGCTAGTTGCCATACCCGTGTACCAGCTAATCCCCGAGTATCCCGGCGCGACCGAAGGCGGTGCCAACGGACTGCGCGAAGCCGCTCGGCGAATGCACGTGGTGGTGGAAGACGCCGCGTTTCGCCGCTATCTCCTCGTGCGCTTCGCGCTCATCTCGACGGCGCTGATCGGACCCTTCGTCGTCGTGCTCGGCCGCGAGCGCACAGGCCTCACGCTCGCGTACTTTTTGTTCGCTCAGGGCTCCGCCTCCTTGATCGCAGGGCCGATATGGGGCCGCTTCGCAGATCTTTCGAGTCGACGCGTGCTCATTATAGCGGCCGCGGGCGCCGCCACGGTGGGCATCGCGACGGCCATGGCGGCCTGGCTCGCCCCGTCTCTGCTCAGCACTAAGTGGATGCTGCCGACGGTCTTCCTGGCCCTCGCAATCCTCCACGACGGCGTAAGGCTTGGACGCAAGACCCACATCGTCGACCTCGCCGGAGGCAACAAGCGAACGGACTACGTGGCCGTCGGCAACACGCTGACCGGTGTGGCCCTACTCGCGGTAGGCGCGCTGCTAGCGTTGGTTCCCCTGGCAGTCGGCGGCAAGATCTTGATGCTGGCGAGCGTAGCTGGCCTCGGCGCTGCCCTCGCCGCCACGCTCAGCGACGTTCAAACCTGA